A single Anopheles arabiensis isolate DONGOLA chromosome 2, AaraD3, whole genome shotgun sequence DNA region contains:
- the LOC120897333 gene encoding uncharacterized protein LOC120897333, whose amino-acid sequence MVAVDVHHPPVELHLTGAGNTARSWRSTSPNRESGTRNYRRTNFIRLAELLQSTDWSFLEGNPDVNSALELFNTTLLALISDCCPLMPPHRSPPWSDARLRRLKQNKASCFRFYSTNGTQHSKLRFIAAHNVYRSYNRQLHTRYLIRVKFSLIRHPTRFWRYVESKRGNSSLPDVLTYNNVSTSSKEGMCNLFADRFKDCFTTDDASLSLEAALNNVPRDVVDIDVRDIIISVDTVLRALQQVKTSYNHEPDGIPTAILAKCREFLAEPLSQIYQLSFAQSTVPTAWKSSVMFPVYKKGDKNSAENYRGITTLPSCAKVFEIVIQNSLMYHCRSYISTRQHGFFPRRSATTNLVEFVSNCHAAFTSGAQMDAVYTDLKAAFDRVNHRLLLAKLARIGLSTPLVNWFRSYISERSYYVQIDGVSSNVFESSSGVPQGSNLGPLLFSLFINDVTLAITEADCLLYADDVRLFRIVRNTSDSLSLQRSIDVFSDWCINNDLLISVDKCTSMSFFRIASPIRYIYSISGTQLPRCNTVGDLGVTLDRKLDFRQHYCDILDKANKMLGFIRRHSRELNDPHCLLTLYKSYVRSILEFSSTVWCPFSSVWSNRIEAVQKRVTRIVLHFTPWRNVTPRPSYHTRCLLFGLDTLARRRDNAQCTFLSKLIVGDIDSPELLARVNINVPPRVFRNYRLIRTDLTRRAYSENDPMTAMAPHHAEVGRYTWTTNYVQ is encoded by the exons ATGGTTGCCGTTGATGTTCATCATCCTCCTGTTGAACTACACTTAACTGGTGCTGGCAATACAGCTCGTTCCTGGCGTTCTACCTCACCAAACCGTGAGTCCGGCACACGTAACTACAGGCGAACTAACTTTATCCGTCTAGCTGAACTGCTTCAATCTACTGACTGGTCTTTCCTGGAAGGTAATCCGGATGTTAACTCAGCATTGGAACTATTTAACACAACACTACTGGCGCTTATATCTGATTGCTGTCCTCTAATGCCACCGCATCGCAGTCCACCATGGTCTGATGCACGTTTACGCCgtctaaagcaaaacaaagcgtcATGCTTTCGCTTTTACAGTACAAATGGTACACAACACTCCAAATTAAGGTTCATTGCTGCCCATAATGTATATAGAAGCTATAACAGACAACTTCATACTCGTTATCTCATTCGAGTGAAATTCTCGCTCATCAGACACCCAACACGATTCTGGAGGTATGTTGAATCAAAACGCGGTAACAGCTCGCTCCCCGATGTTCTCACATATAACAACGTCTCCACAAGCAGTAAGGAAGGCATGTGCAACTTATTTGCTGATCGTTTCAAGGACTGCTTTACTACGGATGATGCAAGCTTATCATTAGAAGCAGCTTTAAATAATGTGCCCCGTGATGTTGTTGACATTGACGTACGCGATATTATTATCTCGGTAGATACTGTACTACGTGCTCTGCAGCAAGTCAAAACCTCATACAACCATGAACCCGATGGTATTCCTACGGCAATCCTTGCCAAATGCCGCGAATTTTTAGCAGAGCCTCTGTCTCAAATCTACCAACTCTCTTTTGCACAAAGTACTGTACCCACAGCCTGGAAATCCTCTGTGATGTTTCCGGtgtacaaaaaaggggatAAAAACTCTGCTGAGAACTACCGCGGTATAACCACCTTGCCTTCTTGTGCCAAGGTGTTTGAGATCGTCATACAAAACTCGCTAATGTATCACTGTCGTTCTTATATTTCTACACGCCAGCATGGTTTCTTTCCTCGACGCAGTGCTACCACAAACTTGGTGGAATTCGTCTCCAACTGCCATGCAGCCTTTACTTCCGGAGCTCAGATGGATGCAGTATACACTGATCTTAAGGCTGCGTTTGATCGTGTGAACCATCGCTTGCTGTTGGCTAAGCTCGCCCGGATCGGTCTCTCTACTCCGCTGGTGAATTGGTTCAGGTCCTATATCTCTGAACGTAGCTACTACGTACAAATCGATGGTGTCTCCTCTAACGTTTTCGAGAGTTCATCTGGCGTCCCTCAGGGCAGCAACTTGGGACCACTGCTGTTCTCGCTTTTTATTAACGACGTCACACTGGCCATTACGGAAGCAGATTGTCtgctttatgcggatgatgttAGGCTGTTTCGTATCGTACGGAACACTtccgactctctttctctgcaaaGATCGATTGATGTTTTCTCTGACTGGTGTATCAACAACGACCTGCTAATTTCTGTTGATAAGTGTACGTCAATGTCTTTCTTTAGAATAGCTAGTCCGATAAGGTATATCTATAGCATATCAGGGACACAACTACCGCGGTGCAATACGGTCGGGGATTTAGGAGTCACCCTGGATCGCAAACTAGATTTCCGACAACattactgtgatattttagaCAAAGCTAACAAAATGCTAGGATTTATTCGTCGACATTCGAGAGAACTCAATGACCCACACTGCCTGTTAACTCTGTATAAGTCCTATGTTCGTTCCATCCTCGAGTTTAGTTCTACAGTTTGGTGTCCGTTCTCTAGTGTTTGGTCCAATAGAATAGAAGCTGTCCAAAAGAGAGTTACTCGTATTGTCCTACACTTCACTCCGTGGCGTAATGTAACCCCTCGTCCATCGTATCATACtcgttgtttgctgtttggtcTGGACACACTTGCTAGGAGACGTGATAATGCCCAATGTACGTTTTTGTCCAAACTTATTGTCGGTGACATAGATTCGCCAGAACTACTGGCTAGAGTCAACATAAATGTCCCTCCTAGAGTGTTCCGTAACTACAGactaataagaactgaccttacaagACGTGCATACAGCGAGAACGACCCAATGACTGCGATGGCCC CACACCATGCTGAAGTGGGTCGTTACACGTGGACAACAAACTATGTGcaatga